One segment of Vespa velutina chromosome 17, iVesVel2.1, whole genome shotgun sequence DNA contains the following:
- the LOC124955271 gene encoding uncharacterized protein LOC124955271 isoform X1, producing MDSKVKPCRSLPPMVEGKIHGYLWLIIDEVLWYKNNSENITVFASWWGEQDNAKFRPIDIRTNTIRPSQDTAQIYSIRTNSNLFKEYIKNCETIELVIIDEEVNQIIGTSEVNELLDIFEQKPFFKYFPILDKNRSQIGEVHVGIKFNLNASKATTMHLKVHKLQKKQTKNKILLSPPDTNSHCKELRIHDISLSERFGNTNEDRSNAPVEIDSKDIYRSILKTKRAKFQEPLHNCNAAVTDKLVAQVVARAQKLRGAILKETYDEDPLALSDTGLSNSFLNDVPVEKEAKLYEYFLGKEMSVSDERKALNTLRSTSPTPSLIDLASEAIASSQSNNAPITDNKTSLNTSNSMIVESLTKCLPQDKQNEMSPLDHIDSIRIFIDSFVLNPAGYRRVKSSCVSRNDNTLLSVTYFVQYNTTFKPPTQANHKLLRDDKSVRISSKRKSGQVIHFDHERIYNIPKFNIHQDFPLCFKILSRHLNQKSPTELGSGMMYISDIVKTENLSLSQRLAVINKGIKIGELKVTTELGCDSVHFGKQYIEAVMSGKENIPVLNVRSLLNTDIDRCKTATGTQSKTSNSVSSSSTKRIECLHMDNTNNMVTKKDGSEHTNQNIDDRKVDITEPDNKNHNNILLHGLIYIAEAKDLLELNTFLICRAFWLQDKGTSQLCSNTRNPYYHFCQLVPLIYGNALLERIKDNYIIVEVYYKNSVGMNNLLGIAKLPVHQLYIAYRDPIVLPHLLSSKYPIISVDEWVSINNPVTSQSCGQLLALVALGTAEQIALLEMSRGLRCQTVVPQAIRDYSYNYNDHRKQTDNTSEIMRTADLNMQLNSEISQYKDNYMHHIDDVGNNSNTINFKTQESQTDISTLKESKSASSNLPQDGVLNSERLVLHTLVDRLAHALNVTKTMNQAAQTEQEIDRKKQTDIEEQSCINSLRCNSISDDSNSDSPGNNLYLPTEMYRSVGVGAEFDEPIKQGPSGTYNNTYYYPPTHVQNLESKTTILNSDESFFRALIEIECALHLPKVEKLNESIEPTTYVTFQTTQADSMNQLQSYMITNVYPHSCNPRWEWKCDTKISTELLTHNEKRLILKVWRLFNTDISTDIDMERDIVIGFSAIDVSVLTTGFPSVSGWFHIMDFTGKCNGQIKVGITPLDNMSGFVKSSTSTSTTQIPLCDSSRSNESSLCNHNVFLNNIESNNTQQPPLTTTYNTMGSFTECGSHPTIDITQSFEDMSMSFLSSSLKQKLAELDEITKRLQSRLHDVTNTAFEDYFDNDFDLNEIHSDNENIDNRNTDSILPMAHISGTHDTWQNAPSNHNVHMHINNEQLPERMNDNLITNVNLSNIRPTLNFASQSNSNLLSNHYQREYHIQNDNTSYNNEAYPLRGTKVHINHLLDKLSLEHPVKPYITAGSSMRKNVIDLLTTVHKDNAQNNNKKNKLELIKKPTSMQIENRDQSTETLSNWMTDNTVAPTNVTATLNRSSLTSYNKISTVIREELVAEENNDTLKNDDELTNLLITSNVRHMDLDNIFNPLLYQHLVPDLQVSNSVSPETQAIEQLDTRYSKSFGTAINNGLNDTQDKVEAIALSPNKNINEKDKDKISESVGNTEIFRLTPSGISENVDGNIHVTVIHNPTNNDLMASNSTESTTTISLSKSSMRQSEMEIDENSYYNSSDMSVTAASRQAPDGGNPMEDSSKILPRKQTTDTSDLSSSS from the exons ATGGATTCGAAGGTGAAACCGTGTAGGTCATTACCACCTATGGTCGAAGGCAAAATTCACGGTTACTTATGGCTGATTATAGACGAAGTTCTttggtataaaaataattctgaaAATATCACAGTGTTTGCTTCTTGGTGGGGTGAACAGGATAATGCTAAATTCag acctATTGACATTAGAACAAATACAATAAGGCCTAGTCAAGATACAGCTCAAATATATAGTATCAGAACGAATAGCAATCTATTTaaggaatatattaaaaattgtgaaaCTATAGAATTAGTTATAATTGATGAAGAGGTAAATCAAATCATAGGAACATCTGAAGTCAatgaattattagatatttttgaaCAGAaacctttttttaaatattttccaatattagataaaaatagaagtcAAATAGGAGAAGTGCATGtcggaataaaatttaatttaaatgcaTCAAAAGCTACAACTATGCATTTAAAAGTACATAAACttcaaaaaaaacaaactaaGAACAAGATCTTGCTTTCTCCGCCTGATACAAATTCACATTGCAAAGAATTAAGAATTCATGATATTTCATTAAGCGAAAGATTTGGTAATACTAATGAAGATAGATCAAATGCACCTGTAGAGATAGATTCAAAAGACATTTATAGATCTATTTTAAAAACTAAAAGGGCCAAGTTCCAAGAACCTTTGCACAATTGTAATGCGGCAGTGACTGATAAACTCGTTGCCCAAGTTGTTGCCAGAGCACAAAAACTTAGAGGTGctatattaaaagaaacttACGATGAAGATCCTCTGGCATTAAGTGACACTGGTCTGAGTAATAGTTTTCTTAATGATGTTCCTGttgaaaaagaagcaaaattatatgaatattttttaggCAAAGAAATGAGTGTATCCGACGAACGTAAAGCACTAAATACTTTAAGATCAACATCACCGACACCTAGTTTAATTGACTTAGCGTCAGAAGCTATTGCTTCTTCTCAGTCTAATAATGCACCAATTACTGATAATAAAACATCTCTAAATACATCTAATTCAATGATAGTAGAATCATTGACAAAGTGTTTACCTCAGGATAAACAAAATG aaATGTCTCCATTGGATCATATAGATAGTATACGAATTTTTATTGACTCATTTGTATTAAATCCTGCAGGCTATCGTCGCGTTAAATCATCTTGTGTATCAC gtaATGATAATACACTATTATCTGTAACATATTTTGTACAATATAATACTACTTTTAAGCCCCCTACACAAGCAAATCATAAACTATTGAGAGATGATAAATCAGTAAGAATATCTTCTAAGCGTAAATCAGGACAag taaTTCATTTTGATCACGAAAGGATATATAACATAcctaaatttaatatacatcaAGATTTTCCATTatgttttaaaattttgtCACGACATCTTAATCAGAAATCACCAACTGAATTAGGTTCTGGTATGATGTATATTAGCGACATtgtaaaaacagaaaatttgAGTTTGTCGCAGAGATTAGCTGTAATTAACAAAGGCATTAAAATAGGAGAGTTAAAAGTTACTACAGAATTAGGATGTGATTCAGTCCACTTTGGAAAACAATATATAG AAGCCGTAATGTCcggaaaggaaaatattccTGTATTAAATGTGAGATCTTTATTAAATACGGATATTGATAGATGTAAAACTGCAACGGGAACACAATCCAAAACAAGTAATAGTGTTTCATCTTCTTCAACAAAAAGGATAGAATGTTTACACATggataataccaataatatgGTTACTAAAAAGGATGGATCAGAACATACAAACCAAAACATTGATGATAGAAAAGTAGATATAACAGAACCGGATAATAAGaatcataataat ATTTTGCTTCAtggattaatatatatagcgGAAGCTAAAGATTTGTTGGAATTAAATACATTCTTAATATGTAGAGCATTCTGGTTGCAAGACAAAGGTACAAGTCAATTATGCAGTAACACACGAAACccatattatcatttttgccAA TTAGTACCTTTAATTTATGGCAATGCATTACTAGAAcgaattaaagataattatataattgtagaagtatattataaaaattctgtAGGAATGAATAATTTGTTGGGAATCGCAAAATTACCTGTGCATCAATTATACATTGCTTATAGGGATCCAATTGTATTACcacatttattatcatctaAA TATCCTATAATAAGCGTAGATGAATGGGTATCAATCAATAATCCAGTTACTAGTCAATCATGTGGACAATTACTTGCATTAGTTGCACTTGGAACTGCTGAACAAATAGCACTTTTAGAAATGTCACGAGGTCTTAGATGTCAAACTGTAGTGCCACAGGCAATACGtgattattcatataattataatgatcacAGAAAACAAACAGACAACACAAGTGAAATAATGAGAACTGCTGATCTTAATATGCAATTAAATAGTGAAATATCTCagtataaagataattatatgcATCATATAGATGACGTTGGAAATAATTCTAACACAATCAATTTTAAAACTCAAGAAAGTCAAACAGATATATCGACTCTTAAAGAATCAAAGTCTGCATCTAGTAATTTACCACAGGATGGAGTTTTAAATTCAGAGCGATTAGTTTTACATACGTTAGTAGATCGATTAGCGCATGCATTAAATGTTACGAAAACTATGAATCAAGCAGCCCAAACTGAGCAagaaatcgatagaaaaaaacagaCAGATATTGAAGAGCAGTCATGTATAAACTCTTTACGTTGCAACAGTATATCCGATGATAGTAATAGCGACAGTCCTGGGAACAATCTTTATTTACCTACAGAAATGTACAGAAGTGTCGGTGTTGGAGCTGAATTTGATGAACCAATAAAACAAGGACCAAGTGGTACTTACAATAACACTTATTATTATCCACCAACTCATGTACAAAATTTAGAAAGCAAAACCACCATTTTAAACAGTGACGAGAGCTTTTTTAGAGCACTTATAGAGATTGAATGTGCATTACATTTACCAAAAGTAGAGAAACTTAATGAGAGTATAGAACCAACTACTTACGTGACTTTTCAAACAACTCAGGCTGATTCTATGAATCAATTACAGTCGTACATGATAACAAATGTTTATCCGCATAGTTGTAATCCAAGATGGGAATGGAAATGTGATACAAAAATATCGACAGAATTATTAACACAC AATGAAAAACGCTTGATTTTAAAAGTTTGGCGTTTATTTAATACAGATATAAGTACAGATATTGACATGGAAAGAGATATAGTGATTGGATTTTCTGCTATTGATGTATCTGTATTAACTACTGGTTTTCCATCTGTGTCAGGATGGTTTCATATCATGGATTTTACAGGAAAATGTAATGGTCAAATCAAG gTAGGAATAACTCCTTTGGATAATATGTCAGGTTTTGTAAAATCATCTACATCAACAAGTACTACACAAATACCGTTATGTGATTCATCACGATCAAACGAATCTTCATTATGCAAtcataatgtatttttaaataacatagaGTCGAATAATACTCAACAACCTCCATTAACAACTACATATAATACAATGGGCAGTTTTACTGAATGTGGTAGTCATCCTACAATAGATATTACTCAAAGTTTTGAAGATATGTctatgtcttttctttcttcatctttaaa gCAAAAATTGGCAGAGTTAGACGAAATAACGAAACGTCTGCAGTCGCGTTTACATGATGTAACAAACACTGCTTTTGaagattattttgataatgacTTTGACTTGAATGAAATACATagtgataatgaaaatattgataatagaaATACAGATTCTATACTTCCTATGGCTCATATATCAGGTACACATGATACATGGCAAAATGCACCAAGTAATCATAATGTACACATGCATATAAACAATGAACAATTGCCTGAACGCATGAATGATAATTTGATaacaaatgtaaatttatcCAATATCAGACCTACTTTGAATTTTGCTTCACAGTCAAATTCTAATTTATTGAGTAACCATTATCAACGAGAATATCATATACAAAATGATAATACATCGTACAATAATGAGGCTTATCCATTAAGAGGAACAAAAGtacatataaatcatttactTGATAAACTTTCCTTAGAACATCCAGTGAAACCTTACATAACAGCTGGTTCatcaatgagaaaaaatgtaattgatttattaacaaCCGTTCATAAAGATAATGcacaaaataataacaaaaagaataagcTGGAACTTATTAAGAAACCAACATCTATGCAAATAGAAAACAGGGATCAAAGTACAGAAACTCTATCAAATTGGATGACTGATAATACTGTTGCTCCAACAAATGTAACTGCAACTCTTAACAGATCTTCACTTACATCctacaataaaatatcaacAGTTATACGAGAAGAGTTAGTTgcagaagaaaataatgatacattGAAAAATGACGACGAGTTGACAAATCTGCTCATTACTTCTAACGTTCGCCATATGGATTTAGATAACATTTTCAATCCACTTTTATATCAGCATTTAGTACCAGATCTTCAAGTATCAAACAGTGTATCACCAGAGACACAAGCAATAGAACAATTAGATACTCGATATTCTAAAAGTTTTGGCACTGCCATAAATAATGGATTAAATGATACGCAAGATAAAGTAGAAGCAATAGCGTTATctccaaataaaaatatcaatgaaaaagataaagataaaatatcagAATCTGTTGGAAATACAGAAATTTTTAGACTTACACCTTCTGGTATTTCAGAAAATGTTGATGGTAATATCCATGTAACTGTTATTCATAATCCtactaataatgatttaatggCAAGTAATAGTACAGAATCAACAACTACTATCTCTCTCAGTAAATCATCAATGAGACAAAGTGAAATGGAAATAGatgaaaatagttattataattcatcTGATATGTCTGTCACTGCTGCATCAAGACAAGCACCAGACGGTGGAAACCCTATGGAAGACAGTTCGAAAATATTACCAAGAAAGCAAACAACTGATACATCAGATTTATCATCAAGCAGTTAA
- the LOC124955271 gene encoding uncharacterized protein LOC124955271 isoform X3 produces the protein MHLKVHKLQKKQTKNKILLSPPDTNSHCKELRIHDISLSERFGNTNEDRSNAPVEIDSKDIYRSILKTKRAKFQEPLHNCNAAVTDKLVAQVVARAQKLRGAILKETYDEDPLALSDTGLSNSFLNDVPVEKEAKLYEYFLGKEMSVSDERKALNTLRSTSPTPSLIDLASEAIASSQSNNAPITDNKTSLNTSNSMIVESLTKCLPQDKQNEMSPLDHIDSIRIFIDSFVLNPAGYRRVKSSCVSRNDNTLLSVTYFVQYNTTFKPPTQANHKLLRDDKSVRISSKRKSGQVIHFDHERIYNIPKFNIHQDFPLCFKILSRHLNQKSPTELGSGMMYISDIVKTENLSLSQRLAVINKGIKIGELKVTTELGCDSVHFGKQYIEAVMSGKENIPVLNVRSLLNTDIDRCKTATGTQSKTSNSVSSSSTKRIECLHMDNTNNMVTKKDGSEHTNQNIDDRKVDITEPDNKNHNNILLHGLIYIAEAKDLLELNTFLICRAFWLQDKGTSQLCSNTRNPYYHFCQLVPLIYGNALLERIKDNYIIVEVYYKNSVGMNNLLGIAKLPVHQLYIAYRDPIVLPHLLSSKYPIISVDEWVSINNPVTSQSCGQLLALVALGTAEQIALLEMSRGLRCQTVVPQAIRDYSYNYNDHRKQTDNTSEIMRTADLNMQLNSEISQYKDNYMHHIDDVGNNSNTINFKTQESQTDISTLKESKSASSNLPQDGVLNSERLVLHTLVDRLAHALNVTKTMNQAAQTEQEIDRKKQTDIEEQSCINSLRCNSISDDSNSDSPGNNLYLPTEMYRSVGVGAEFDEPIKQGPSGTYNNTYYYPPTHVQNLESKTTILNSDESFFRALIEIECALHLPKVEKLNESIEPTTYVTFQTTQADSMNQLQSYMITNVYPHSCNPRWEWKCDTKISTELLTHNEKRLILKVWRLFNTDISTDIDMERDIVIGFSAIDVSVLTTGFPSVSGWFHIMDFTGKCNGQIKVGITPLDNMSGFVKSSTSTSTTQIPLCDSSRSNESSLCNHNVFLNNIESNNTQQPPLTTTYNTMGSFTECGSHPTIDITQSFEDMSMSFLSSSLKQKLAELDEITKRLQSRLHDVTNTAFEDYFDNDFDLNEIHSDNENIDNRNTDSILPMAHISGTHDTWQNAPSNHNVHMHINNEQLPERMNDNLITNVNLSNIRPTLNFASQSNSNLLSNHYQREYHIQNDNTSYNNEAYPLRGTKVHINHLLDKLSLEHPVKPYITAGSSMRKNVIDLLTTVHKDNAQNNNKKNKLELIKKPTSMQIENRDQSTETLSNWMTDNTVAPTNVTATLNRSSLTSYNKISTVIREELVAEENNDTLKNDDELTNLLITSNVRHMDLDNIFNPLLYQHLVPDLQVSNSVSPETQAIEQLDTRYSKSFGTAINNGLNDTQDKVEAIALSPNKNINEKDKDKISESVGNTEIFRLTPSGISENVDGNIHVTVIHNPTNNDLMASNSTESTTTISLSKSSMRQSEMEIDENSYYNSSDMSVTAASRQAPDGGNPMEDSSKILPRKQTTDTSDLSSSS, from the exons ATGCATTTAAAAGTACATAAACttcaaaaaaaacaaactaaGAACAAGATCTTGCTTTCTCCGCCTGATACAAATTCACATTGCAAAGAATTAAGAATTCATGATATTTCATTAAGCGAAAGATTTGGTAATACTAATGAAGATAGATCAAATGCACCTGTAGAGATAGATTCAAAAGACATTTATAGATCTATTTTAAAAACTAAAAGGGCCAAGTTCCAAGAACCTTTGCACAATTGTAATGCGGCAGTGACTGATAAACTCGTTGCCCAAGTTGTTGCCAGAGCACAAAAACTTAGAGGTGctatattaaaagaaacttACGATGAAGATCCTCTGGCATTAAGTGACACTGGTCTGAGTAATAGTTTTCTTAATGATGTTCCTGttgaaaaagaagcaaaattatatgaatattttttaggCAAAGAAATGAGTGTATCCGACGAACGTAAAGCACTAAATACTTTAAGATCAACATCACCGACACCTAGTTTAATTGACTTAGCGTCAGAAGCTATTGCTTCTTCTCAGTCTAATAATGCACCAATTACTGATAATAAAACATCTCTAAATACATCTAATTCAATGATAGTAGAATCATTGACAAAGTGTTTACCTCAGGATAAACAAAATG aaATGTCTCCATTGGATCATATAGATAGTATACGAATTTTTATTGACTCATTTGTATTAAATCCTGCAGGCTATCGTCGCGTTAAATCATCTTGTGTATCAC gtaATGATAATACACTATTATCTGTAACATATTTTGTACAATATAATACTACTTTTAAGCCCCCTACACAAGCAAATCATAAACTATTGAGAGATGATAAATCAGTAAGAATATCTTCTAAGCGTAAATCAGGACAag taaTTCATTTTGATCACGAAAGGATATATAACATAcctaaatttaatatacatcaAGATTTTCCATTatgttttaaaattttgtCACGACATCTTAATCAGAAATCACCAACTGAATTAGGTTCTGGTATGATGTATATTAGCGACATtgtaaaaacagaaaatttgAGTTTGTCGCAGAGATTAGCTGTAATTAACAAAGGCATTAAAATAGGAGAGTTAAAAGTTACTACAGAATTAGGATGTGATTCAGTCCACTTTGGAAAACAATATATAG AAGCCGTAATGTCcggaaaggaaaatattccTGTATTAAATGTGAGATCTTTATTAAATACGGATATTGATAGATGTAAAACTGCAACGGGAACACAATCCAAAACAAGTAATAGTGTTTCATCTTCTTCAACAAAAAGGATAGAATGTTTACACATggataataccaataatatgGTTACTAAAAAGGATGGATCAGAACATACAAACCAAAACATTGATGATAGAAAAGTAGATATAACAGAACCGGATAATAAGaatcataataat ATTTTGCTTCAtggattaatatatatagcgGAAGCTAAAGATTTGTTGGAATTAAATACATTCTTAATATGTAGAGCATTCTGGTTGCAAGACAAAGGTACAAGTCAATTATGCAGTAACACACGAAACccatattatcatttttgccAA TTAGTACCTTTAATTTATGGCAATGCATTACTAGAAcgaattaaagataattatataattgtagaagtatattataaaaattctgtAGGAATGAATAATTTGTTGGGAATCGCAAAATTACCTGTGCATCAATTATACATTGCTTATAGGGATCCAATTGTATTACcacatttattatcatctaAA TATCCTATAATAAGCGTAGATGAATGGGTATCAATCAATAATCCAGTTACTAGTCAATCATGTGGACAATTACTTGCATTAGTTGCACTTGGAACTGCTGAACAAATAGCACTTTTAGAAATGTCACGAGGTCTTAGATGTCAAACTGTAGTGCCACAGGCAATACGtgattattcatataattataatgatcacAGAAAACAAACAGACAACACAAGTGAAATAATGAGAACTGCTGATCTTAATATGCAATTAAATAGTGAAATATCTCagtataaagataattatatgcATCATATAGATGACGTTGGAAATAATTCTAACACAATCAATTTTAAAACTCAAGAAAGTCAAACAGATATATCGACTCTTAAAGAATCAAAGTCTGCATCTAGTAATTTACCACAGGATGGAGTTTTAAATTCAGAGCGATTAGTTTTACATACGTTAGTAGATCGATTAGCGCATGCATTAAATGTTACGAAAACTATGAATCAAGCAGCCCAAACTGAGCAagaaatcgatagaaaaaaacagaCAGATATTGAAGAGCAGTCATGTATAAACTCTTTACGTTGCAACAGTATATCCGATGATAGTAATAGCGACAGTCCTGGGAACAATCTTTATTTACCTACAGAAATGTACAGAAGTGTCGGTGTTGGAGCTGAATTTGATGAACCAATAAAACAAGGACCAAGTGGTACTTACAATAACACTTATTATTATCCACCAACTCATGTACAAAATTTAGAAAGCAAAACCACCATTTTAAACAGTGACGAGAGCTTTTTTAGAGCACTTATAGAGATTGAATGTGCATTACATTTACCAAAAGTAGAGAAACTTAATGAGAGTATAGAACCAACTACTTACGTGACTTTTCAAACAACTCAGGCTGATTCTATGAATCAATTACAGTCGTACATGATAACAAATGTTTATCCGCATAGTTGTAATCCAAGATGGGAATGGAAATGTGATACAAAAATATCGACAGAATTATTAACACAC AATGAAAAACGCTTGATTTTAAAAGTTTGGCGTTTATTTAATACAGATATAAGTACAGATATTGACATGGAAAGAGATATAGTGATTGGATTTTCTGCTATTGATGTATCTGTATTAACTACTGGTTTTCCATCTGTGTCAGGATGGTTTCATATCATGGATTTTACAGGAAAATGTAATGGTCAAATCAAG gTAGGAATAACTCCTTTGGATAATATGTCAGGTTTTGTAAAATCATCTACATCAACAAGTACTACACAAATACCGTTATGTGATTCATCACGATCAAACGAATCTTCATTATGCAAtcataatgtatttttaaataacatagaGTCGAATAATACTCAACAACCTCCATTAACAACTACATATAATACAATGGGCAGTTTTACTGAATGTGGTAGTCATCCTACAATAGATATTACTCAAAGTTTTGAAGATATGTctatgtcttttctttcttcatctttaaa gCAAAAATTGGCAGAGTTAGACGAAATAACGAAACGTCTGCAGTCGCGTTTACATGATGTAACAAACACTGCTTTTGaagattattttgataatgacTTTGACTTGAATGAAATACATagtgataatgaaaatattgataatagaaATACAGATTCTATACTTCCTATGGCTCATATATCAGGTACACATGATACATGGCAAAATGCACCAAGTAATCATAATGTACACATGCATATAAACAATGAACAATTGCCTGAACGCATGAATGATAATTTGATaacaaatgtaaatttatcCAATATCAGACCTACTTTGAATTTTGCTTCACAGTCAAATTCTAATTTATTGAGTAACCATTATCAACGAGAATATCATATACAAAATGATAATACATCGTACAATAATGAGGCTTATCCATTAAGAGGAACAAAAGtacatataaatcatttactTGATAAACTTTCCTTAGAACATCCAGTGAAACCTTACATAACAGCTGGTTCatcaatgagaaaaaatgtaattgatttattaacaaCCGTTCATAAAGATAATGcacaaaataataacaaaaagaataagcTGGAACTTATTAAGAAACCAACATCTATGCAAATAGAAAACAGGGATCAAAGTACAGAAACTCTATCAAATTGGATGACTGATAATACTGTTGCTCCAACAAATGTAACTGCAACTCTTAACAGATCTTCACTTACATCctacaataaaatatcaacAGTTATACGAGAAGAGTTAGTTgcagaagaaaataatgatacattGAAAAATGACGACGAGTTGACAAATCTGCTCATTACTTCTAACGTTCGCCATATGGATTTAGATAACATTTTCAATCCACTTTTATATCAGCATTTAGTACCAGATCTTCAAGTATCAAACAGTGTATCACCAGAGACACAAGCAATAGAACAATTAGATACTCGATATTCTAAAAGTTTTGGCACTGCCATAAATAATGGATTAAATGATACGCAAGATAAAGTAGAAGCAATAGCGTTATctccaaataaaaatatcaatgaaaaagataaagataaaatatcagAATCTGTTGGAAATACAGAAATTTTTAGACTTACACCTTCTGGTATTTCAGAAAATGTTGATGGTAATATCCATGTAACTGTTATTCATAATCCtactaataatgatttaatggCAAGTAATAGTACAGAATCAACAACTACTATCTCTCTCAGTAAATCATCAATGAGACAAAGTGAAATGGAAATAGatgaaaatagttattataattcatcTGATATGTCTGTCACTGCTGCATCAAGACAAGCACCAGACGGTGGAAACCCTATGGAAGACAGTTCGAAAATATTACCAAGAAAGCAAACAACTGATACATCAGATTTATCATCAAGCAGTTAA